The Cloacibacterium caeni region GGATGTACACGGCAAACACGATGGCTTCGGCGATTGAAGCTTTAGGAATGAGTTTGCCTTACAGTTCTTCCAATCCAGCATTGAGCAACAATAAAAAAATGGAATGTTTTGATACCGGAAAAGCCATTCAGACCTTGTTGGAAAAAGACATCAAACCCAAAGACATCATGACCCGAAAAGCCTTTGAAAACGCAATGACGATGGTCACCGTTTTGGGCGGTTCTACCAATGCGGTGATGCACTTGATCGCTATGGCAAATTCGGTGGATATAGAACTGACTTTGGATGATTTCCAAAAGGTAAGTAACCGTGTTCCGGTATTGGCAGATTTGAAACCGAGCGGTAAATACTTGATGGAAGACTTGCACGAGGTAGGAGGAGTTCCTGCCGTGATGAAGTATTTATTGAAACATCATTTACTACACGGTGATTGCTTAACAGTCACCGGAAAAACCATTGCCGAAAATTTAGAATCGGTGCAGGATTTAACCGAAGGTCAGCAAGTATTTCTTCCCTTAGAAAATCCGGTAAAAGCAAACGGACATCTGCAAATGCTCTACGGAAATCTAGCTACCGAAGGAAGTGTAGCTAAAATAAGCGGTAAAGAAGGTGATTATTTTGAGGGAACTGCCAAAGTGTTTGACGATGAATATGCCGTGATTGATGGCGTGAAAAACGGAAAAGTGAAACCCGGGAATGTGGTCGTCATCCGATACTGTGGACCAAAAGGCGGACCGGGAATGCCGGAAATGCTTAAACCGACTTCAGCGATCATGGGCGCGGGATTAGGCAATTCGGTAGCATTAATTACCGATGGCAGATTTTCAGGCGGAACCCACGGTTTTGTGGTAGGACATATTACACCCGAAGCTTTTTTAGGCGGAACAATTGCTTTGGTAAAAGATGGCGATTTGATTGCCATTGACGCTAAAAACAATACGATCAACTTAAAAGTATCTGAACAGGAATTAGAAAAACGAAAAGCAGCCTGGAAACAACCTTCCTTAAAAGCGAACAAAGGAGTGTTGTATAAATACGCACAATGTGTTTCAAGCGCTTCTTTAGGCTGTGTAACCGATAAATAAATTAAAAAATGAAAACAATAGAATTAGAAACTCCCAAACAAACTTCGGTGCTGTTGCAATCCACAGGTGCAGAAGCGGTGATACAAAGTCTGAAAGCCGAAGGTGTAAAAACAATATTTGGCTACCCAGGTGGTGCGATTATGCCCATCTACGATGCCCTGTTTGATCATCTTGAAGAAATAAACCACGTTTTGACCAGACACGAGCAAGGTGCTATTCACGCTGCTCAAGGATATGCCCGAACTTCCGGAAAAACAGGCGTTGTATTCGCAACTTCAGGTCCGGGTGCTACCAATTTAATCACAGGTTTAGCCGATGCATTGATCGATTCTACGCCCTTGGTTTGCATCACCGGACAAGTGGCTTCTCACCTTTTGGGAACGGATGCTTTTCAAGAAACTGATGTGATGGGAATTTCAATGCCTGTAACCAAATGGAATTGCCAGGTCACCAAAGCAGAAGATATCGCTCCTTCTATAGCTAAAGCATTTTACATCGCAAGTTCGGGTCGTCCAGGACCTGTTTTGGTGGACATTACCAAAGATGCTCAGTTTGAAAAGCTGGATTTCTCTTACGAAAAGTGTACAGCGGTTAGAAGTTTCCAACCGAAACCCAAACTGAATGCAGATCAACTACAAGCAGCAAGCAAGCTTTTGAATGAAGCAAAAAAACCGTTGATGATTGTCGGTCAAGGTATTATGCTTTCCAATGCGGAAGATGAATTATTGGTTTTTGCCGAAAAAACTGGCGTTCCGGTGGCTTCCACGCTTTTGGGATTGGGTGCTTTCCCCGCAAATCACCCCCAATTTGTTGGAATGGTTGGTATGCACGGTAATTACGCACCTAATGTAAAATCCAATGAGTGTGATGTCCTTTTAGCAGTCGGAATGCGGTTTGACGATCGTGTGACGGGCGATGTTTCTCGTTATGCAAAACAAGCAAAAGTGGTTCACATAGACATTGACGCTGCCGAAATTAATAAAATCATCAAAGCAGATGCACCCGTTTTAGCCGATGCTAAAGAAGCTTTAGCTTTTTTAAACGATTGGGTAGAAAAGCAAAATCATCAAAGTTGGTTAGATGAATTTCATCACGCAAAAGAAAATGAATTGCAGGTGTTGTCTAAAAACAGAAATAAAGATTTTTCTGATGAATTAAGAATGGATTTGGTCATCGATTTACTTTCTCAAAAAACCAATGGCAATGCAGTGATAGTAACCGATGTGGGACAACATCAAATGATGGCAGCACAGTTTTATCAATACAATCAAACCAAAAGCAATGTTACCTCTGGCGGATTGGGAACGATGGGTTTTGCACTTCCGGCCGCTATCGGAGCAAAAATGGCCAACCCAGAAAAACAAGTGGTTGCTATCATTGGCGATGGCGGTTTCCAAATGACTTTGCAGGAATTGGGAACCATCATGCAGAATAATATCGGGGTAAAAATCATCATTCTAAATAATGAATATCTAGGAATGGTGCGGCAGTGGCAACAAATGTTCTTCGAGAAAAGATATTCCTTCACCAACATTCAAAGTCCAGATTTTGTAGCATTGGCGGCTTCTTACAACATCAAAGGAGTAAAAGTGGAAAAACAGGAAGATTTAAGCAATGCTTTAGATCAGCTTTTAAACACAGAAAATGCCTTTCTACTAGAAGTGAAAGTAGCCAAAGAAGACAATGTTTTCCCGATGGTTCCCACAGGAGCTTCGGTTGCTGAAATTCGATTACAATAAATTAAAAAAAATGAACAAAATGGAATCATTAGAACGCCCATTCACCGTATCCATATTTACGGAAAATACAATCGGAATGCTCAACCGCATCACCATCATTTTCACAAGAAGACACTTGAATATTGATAGTATAACTGCTTCGGAAACAGAAGTAAAGGATGTACATCGTTATACAATTGTTTTAAGAACGAGCAGGGAAAAAATCGATAAAGTTGTTGGGCAAATCGAAAAATTAATTGATGTTCTGAAAGCCTTTGTACACGAAGATGATGAAGTGGTACATCAGGAAATAGCTTTATATAAAATCAAAACAACAGAACTTAAATCAATTAATGTGGAGCAGGTAGTGAGAGAAAACAGCGCCAAAATTCTCACCGTCGATCCCGATTTTATCGTCATTGAAAAGACTGGATACAAAGCAGAAACTCAGGCTTTATTGGATAAACTAAAACCCTTCGGCATTTTAGAATTTGCCCGATCCGGCAGGGTTGCGGTAACAAAATCAATGAAAGAATTAAGCACTTATTTAAAAGAATTAGAAATCAATTAAAAATAAAACAATAAAAATGGCACAATTAAATTTTGGCGGCGTAATGGAAAATGTCGTAACACGAGAAGAGTTTTCATTAGAGAAAGCAAGAGAAGTACTAAAAAATGAAACCGTTGCAGTAATCGGTTACGGCGTACAAGGTCCTGGACAAGCCTTGAACTTGAAAGATAATGGTGTAAATGTGATTGTAGGACAACGAAAAGGAACAAAAAGTTGGGACAAAGCATTGGCTGATGGCTGGGTAGAAAATGAAACCCTTTTTGATGTAGAAGCCGCTTGCGAAAAAGGCACTTTGCTAATGAATTTATTATCAGATGCTGGGCAAATACAAGCGTGGGAAACCATGAAAAAACACTTAACTGCAAGAAAGTCATTGTATTTTTCACACGGTTTTGGCGTTACATTTCATGAAAAAACCGGCATCGTTCCGCCCAAAGATGTAGATGTATTTTTGGTAGCACCCAAAGGTTCAGGAACTTCGTTACGAACATTATTTTTAAAAGGACAAGGGTTAAACTCCAGTTATGCTGTTTATCAAAATGCTACAGGAAAAGCAGAAGAGAAAGCCTTGGCATTAGGCATTGCCATTGGTTCGGGCTATTTGTTTGAAACTACATTTCAAAAAGAAGTATATAGCGATTTAACCGGAGAACGAGGTGTTTTGATGGGAGCTATCGCAGGCGTTTTTGAAGCGCAATACCATGTACTTCGTCAGCGAGGCCATTCACCAAGCGAAGCATTTAACGAAACCGTAGAAGAACTGACCCAAAGTTTAATGCCTTTGGTAGCGGAAAACGGAATGGATTGGATGTTTGCCAATTGTAGCACCACCGCACAACGAGGCGCATTGGATTGGAAAGGTAAATTTAGAGATGCCACAACCCCTGTTTTTAATGAATTGTATGATGATGTACTTTCTGGAAAAGAAGCAGCCATCGTTATCGAAGCCAACAGCAAGCCGGATTACCGGGAAAAACTCAACGCAGAACTCAAAGAATTACAGCAAAGTGAGTTGTGGCAAACCGGTATGCAAGTTCGAAAATTAAGACCTCAAACCAAATGATACATTTGACAAAAATACAAGAGGCAGCGGAAAATCTAAATGGCGTGTCGGTGCATACGCCTCTGGTAAAAAACGAGAACCTGAGTGAGCAATTTGCTGCTCAGGTTTATCTGAAACGCGAAGATTTGCAGCCCGTGCGTTCTTATAAATTGCGTGGTGCGTATCATAAAATCAGTTCTCTTTCCGAAAATGAAAGAAAATTAGGCGTTGTATGTGCCAGTGCGGGTAATCACGCTCAAGGTGTAGCTTTTGCGTGTAGAAAACTCAACATAAAAGCCGTCATTTATATGCCCATTACTACACCTGCACAAAAAGTAAAACAGGTAAAACTCTTCGGAAAAGAAAACGTAGAAGTGGTTCTCAAAGGAGATACTTTTGATGATGCTTACAACGAAGCGATGCTTTTCAGCAATGAAAATAAAGCAGTTTTTGTACATCCGTTTGATGATGAATGGGTGATTGCCGGACAAGGAACTTTAGGATTAGAAGTTATAGAGGATACCAGAAATAAAATCGATTTCTTATTCTTCCCGATTGGTGGTGGCGGTTTGGCAGCAGGAGTAATTTCGGTTTTTAAACAGTTAAGTCCCGAAACTAAACTTATCGGCGTGGAACCACAAGGTGCCGCTTCTATGAAAACATCGTTGGAAAACGGTAAAAATACTATACTCACCGACATTGATAAATTTGTAGATGGAGCAGCCGTAAAACGAGTGGGCGATAAACCATTTGAAATCTGCCAACATTCATTAGACGACATCGTTCTGGTGCCTGAAGGAAAGGTTTGCACCACGATTTTAAAATTATATAACGAAGAAGCCATAGTGGTAGAACCGGCAGGAGCTCTGAGCATCGCAGCCTTGGATTTGTATAAAGATCAAATCAAAGGAAAAAATGTGGTCTGTATTGTCAGCGGAAGCAACAACGACATTACAAGAATGGAAGAAATCAAAGAGCGTTCCTTGATTTATGAAGGTTTGAAGCATTATTTCATCGTCAACTTTCCACAACGTCCCGGTGCATTAAAAGAATTTGTAAACGATGTTTTAGGCGAGAATGATGACATCACTTATTTTCAATTCACCAAAAAGAACAACCGCGAAGAAGGTCCGGCAGTGGTGGGTGTAGAATTAAAAAACAGATTTGATTTAGATCGTATGGAACAAAAAATGAAAACAAAAAAAATCAATTATCAGCATCTGAATCAGCAGAAAGAGTTGTTTACGCATTTGATATTTTAGAATATTCTGTACAATATGTGCTGTAAAATTCAAACAATAGTCCATTAATTTTTAGTCAGCGAATTTGGTGGCACATTTGCAAAACCTCATAAGCCCACGCCAAATCAAGATTCATAAAAGAGCCTCCAAGCCCACGCACGAAGGCAGTAGTGAAATGGACAGACAACAACAAGACAGAAAAGAAGGGCGAACTTACTACAACCGTAGCTGTTGCACAACTCCTTTTTTTTAGAAAATAGTTTTGAGAAACATAAAATTTTGACCTCGTTTATTTTTCGATTAATTCAGAAACCAGATTTAAAGAGTGTTTTTAGTTAAGATTAAAATCTTGAAACTTTAATTGGTCTATAAATTTTATTTTTAAACTTTGCTTTTTGCGATTTTATTGGCGAGAGCGCTTACATAGAACAGTTGGAAACTGTGGTAAATCATAATCGGCAATAGGAAAAGAACTTTTTGTTCTTCGGGAATCCCTAGTATCATCACGAATAAACTGCCATGAACCAAAGATTTTTTGGAGCCACAAAAAGTGGTGGTAATAGTATCTTCTCTGCTGAAACCCAATCGGTGCGAAATGCGTTTTAAAATCTCATATACAATAAAAAAAAGCGCTATTGCAGCAAGTGTAATCACCACAAAGACCAATAAAGGAACGGTAGAAAAAATATTCTCGATAAATGCTTTAGAAAAGCTTTCGTAAACGATGAGTAAAATAATTAGACGGTCAAATTCTGCAATGATTTTACTGTATTTCGTTACCCAATTTTTGAAAATCGGATTGAGCAGAATTCCCAAGATAATCGGCAAAAGAACTTTGAGTAAGAGTTGTTGGATAATCTCTGCTTGATGGTTTTCGGCAGCTTGAGCATTTAAGAAAAATCCCATCAATAAAGGCGTCATTACAATGCCAATAAGTCCAGAAATAGAGGCATTAAAAATAGCCGAAGTCACATTTCCTTTGGCAATAGACACCATCACTACCGATGAAGAAACCGTAGAAGGCAAACACGCTAAAAAATATACGGAAAGCCAACTTTGGAAGTAAGGCGAATCTTTAAAAATTGGATAAAAAACCAAAACCAATGCAGGAAAAAGAATGAAAGTTCCCGCCTGAACCAATAGGTGCAACTTCCAATTGGAGACATCTTTCAGGACTTCTTTCAAGTTGAGTTTTAACCCGTACAAAAGGAAAATTCCCGCAATTCCCCAATCGATGAATTGCTCTAAGTTAAAAATTCTGTTATAAGATTCTTGGTAAGGAATGAGTTTTCCCGCCAAAACCATTACCAGCAACAGCAACAAGAAAACATTCTGTTTATCGGCTAATTTTTTAAGATTCAATTTCAGTATTTTCTACAAAGATACAGCAGATCAGGTTGGTGGGGAAATTATTTAGAAAATTGTAGCTTCTATAGGCTTTGTTAATGATTTTTTCTTACAGGGGAAAGTTGATTTGTACTATTACGGAAAACCATAATTTTAATTGGACTAATCCTCGTAAATTTATTATAAAAATTTGCCATGATTAAAAAAACCATCCTTTTAGAAAATAAAGCGTCACTCTCTACTAAAAATCTACAACTTCTCATAAAATCTGAAATACGAGAAACCTCTATCCCAATAGAAGAAATAGGATTCTTGGTAATAGACCATCCAGAAATTTTTCTGAGTATGCCAGCAATGAACTTATTAGTAGAAAACAACACCTCGGTTATTATTTGTGGTAGAAACCATCTTCCTAATGGCATGTTTCTCAATTTGAATAGCCACCACATTCAACAAGAAATTTTCAAAAACCAAATTGAAGCCAGTGTTCCATTAAAAAAACAACTGTGGCAACAAACCATCATAGAAAAAATTACCAACCAAGGAATTCTTTTAGAAAAAATAACAGGTGAGAAAAATTCGTTCGACTTCATCGCTTCCAAAGTCTTGAGCGGAGACACTTCTAATATGGAAGCTACAGCTGCCAATATTTACTGGAAAGCGTTCTTTGAAAACAGCACGTTTAAAAAATTTAAAAGAGAACGTTTCGGAGATTATCCTAATAACTTCTTAAACTACGGCTATGCTATTCTAAGAGCGGCTACAGCTAGAGCACTCTCTGGAAGCGGACTACTCAATACCTTAGGAATTCATCATAAAAGCAAGTACAATGCTTTTGCTTTGGCAGATGACATTATGGAACCATTTCGACCTATGGTAGACGAAAAAGTTTTTGAAATCATTAATCAATATGATGAGGAAGAACTTAACACCAAACTAAAGGCCGAACTTCTACAAATCTTAACCAGAACACTCTATTTCGAAGATGAAAAAAGTCCGATGATGGTAGGCTTACAAAAAACAGCAAGTTCTCTACAGCAATGCTTCACTGGTGAGCGAAAAAAAATAAAATATCCCAAATTATGGAACTAAACGGATACCGAATTATGTGGCTATTTGTATTCTTTGACTTACCTACCGAAACTCCTAAAGACAGAAAAAACGCTTCTGGATTTAGAAATAATCTGCTAAAAGATGGATATAGCATGATGCAATATTCTGTATATGTAAGACACTGTGCAAGTAGCGAAAGTGCAGATGTACACGAAAAAAGAATTAATAAACTCTTACCACCATTAGGTAAAGTAAGCATTCTGCGCATTACCGATAAACAATACGGAAATATCATTAATTTCTGGGGAAAATCCGAAGTACCAAAGTCACCTCAGCCAGTACAATTAGAACTATTCTAGAGAAAAATTTATCTTTTAACTTTTGGCTAAAGCCATTAGATCTTTTAATTTTCAAAACGGGCTAAAGCCCGTTCCTATTGATTATTAAAAAATAAAAATTCAACATTAGAAACCAAAAAATGCTTCAATCTTACTGTATCAAGGCAAAAAAGAAGCATTTTTATATACGATATTTCATTATTAATCTATTGATTATTAGAAGGTAGAGAGCCAACTAATATCGTTTTTTGACTTCGTCGAACCTCGTTCCTGGGTTTCTAATCTTTAATCAAATCGACCAAAGGGAGATTCACAAACACTCCTATAAAAAATAATTAATTGGTGTTTGTAAACCACAACATTAGAAACCAAAAAATGCTTCAATCTTGCTGTATCAAGGCAAAAAAGAAGCATTTTTATACACGATATTTCATCATTAACCTATTGATTATCAGAAGGTAGAGAGCCAACTAATATCGTTTTTTCTAATCTTTAATCAAACCACAACTTATCGGTCTATAAACTTGAACATATCCCGAATATCGTTTTTTCTAATCTTTAATCAAACCACAACAACAATGGGATTAATTAAGGCTCAAATAAAATATCGTTTTTTCTAATCTTTAATCAAACCACAACTCATTCCTCCCTCTGCTACAAATGAATAATAATATCGTTTTTTCTAATCTTTAATCAAACCACAACTTATTGTACATAATTCTTAATAAAAATTAAAATATCGTTTTTTCTAATCTTTAATCAAACCACAACCGATAACACACAAAGTATCACATGGCAAAGAATATCGTTTTTTCTAATCTTTAATCAAACCACAACTTCAAACTTTTCGTCTGGAAATTCTTTCTGAATATCGTTTTTTCTAATCTTTAATCAAACCACAACTCATAATGAAACTATGGCAAAAAACTATTGAATATCGTTTTTTCTAATCTTTAATCAAACCACAACTGGTTCTAGTGGCATATAATTGTTTTCTTGAATATCGTTTTTTCTAATCTTTAATCAAACCACAACTACATAAGCTGCATAGTGCATACCAGCAACAATATCGTTTTTTCTAATCTTTAATCAAACCACAACATTCACGCACGCTATCTGAATGTTACTTTCAATATCGTTTTTTCTAATCTTTAATCAAACCACAACGATTTGTATCCTAACCTTTTAAAAATAAAGAATATCGTTTTTTCTAATCTTTAATCAAACCACAACCTTTCGAGCCTAAAACAGCGTTAATTGAAAATATCGTTTTTTCTAATCTTTAATCAAACCACAACTTCGAAAAGGTTATATCAGTAATTTAAAAAAATATCGTTTTTTCTAATCTTTAATCAAACCACAACTTAAACCCCAAAAGTAAAAAAGCAAAAAAAAATATCGTTTTTTCTAATCTTTAATCAAACCACAACTAGAATTTTGAAATATGGTAATTCTAAAGAAATATCGTTTTTTCTAATCTTTAATCAAACCACAACTGGAATGCTTCTACGCTTGTATTTACGCTTAATATCGTTTTTTCTAATCTTTAATCAAACCACAACTACCTATTTCGTTTTCATTATTTGGTTCTTAATATCGTTTTTTCTAATCTTTAATCAAACCACAACTTTTACGACCCACGACATAAAGAGATTTACAATATCGTTTTTTCTAATCTTTAATCAAACCACAACTGTGATGAAGAAGGTAATGTTTTGGAAGAAAATATCGTTTTTTCTAATCTTTAATCAAACCACAACTAACCAACGACTTATTGAAACTTATCCCTCAATATCGTTTTTTCTAATCTTTAATCAAACCACAACTTAATAATCTTGTGTTAAATCTATAAATCCAATATCGTTTTTTCTAATCTTTAATCAAACCACAACTATCTGGATTTCTGCAATCCTCGTCAGTGTAATATCGTTTTTTCTAATCTTTAATCAAACCACAACATTAGGCGAAATTATATAACTTGCATCATTAATATCGTTTTTTCTAATCTTTAATCAAACCACAACCTATTAATTTGGCTTTTAATTCCGTTTCATAATATCGTTTTTTCTAATCTTTAATCAAACCACAACGTTTCATAATTACGAATATAAAAAGCATTTAATATCGTTTTTTCTAATCTTTAATCAAACCACAACTCGGCTGAAATATTCCATTATTTGAAACTGAATATCGTTTTTTCTAATCTTTAATCAAACCACAACTAATCATTCGCCGTCAATTTCAATTTTCCCAATATCGTTTTTTCTAATCTTTAATCAAACCACAACTCTCTAATTTGCCCTGCATTATACCAATCTAATATCGTTTTTTCTAATCTTTAATCAAACCACAACGTCAGAGGCTTGTCCTTTTTCCTTTTCCGTAATATCGTTTTTTCTAATCTTTAATCAAACCACAACTAGCAATTCAATAAACTGTTTCTTTGTTGGAATATCGTTTTTTCTAATCTTTAATCAAACCACAACCTAAAACCTCTGCTGGAATAGCAGC contains the following coding sequences:
- the ilvD gene encoding dihydroxy-acid dehydratase; protein product: MKILNKYSRTITQDETQPAAQAMLYAIGLTEEDLQKPQVGIVSMGYEGNPCNMHLNDLAKEVKAGVQQENLVGLIFNTIGVSDGISNGTDGMRFSLVSRDIIADSIETVVSAQWYDAVLAVVGCDKNMPGSIIAMGRLNRPAIMVYGGTIHSGKWKGESLNIVSAFEALGKKFGNTISDEDYKGVIKNACPGAGACGGMYTANTMASAIEALGMSLPYSSSNPALSNNKKMECFDTGKAIQTLLEKDIKPKDIMTRKAFENAMTMVTVLGGSTNAVMHLIAMANSVDIELTLDDFQKVSNRVPVLADLKPSGKYLMEDLHEVGGVPAVMKYLLKHHLLHGDCLTVTGKTIAENLESVQDLTEGQQVFLPLENPVKANGHLQMLYGNLATEGSVAKISGKEGDYFEGTAKVFDDEYAVIDGVKNGKVKPGNVVVIRYCGPKGGPGMPEMLKPTSAIMGAGLGNSVALITDGRFSGGTHGFVVGHITPEAFLGGTIALVKDGDLIAIDAKNNTINLKVSEQELEKRKAAWKQPSLKANKGVLYKYAQCVSSASLGCVTDK
- the ilvB gene encoding biosynthetic-type acetolactate synthase large subunit, which codes for MKTIELETPKQTSVLLQSTGAEAVIQSLKAEGVKTIFGYPGGAIMPIYDALFDHLEEINHVLTRHEQGAIHAAQGYARTSGKTGVVFATSGPGATNLITGLADALIDSTPLVCITGQVASHLLGTDAFQETDVMGISMPVTKWNCQVTKAEDIAPSIAKAFYIASSGRPGPVLVDITKDAQFEKLDFSYEKCTAVRSFQPKPKLNADQLQAASKLLNEAKKPLMIVGQGIMLSNAEDELLVFAEKTGVPVASTLLGLGAFPANHPQFVGMVGMHGNYAPNVKSNECDVLLAVGMRFDDRVTGDVSRYAKQAKVVHIDIDAAEINKIIKADAPVLADAKEALAFLNDWVEKQNHQSWLDEFHHAKENELQVLSKNRNKDFSDELRMDLVIDLLSQKTNGNAVIVTDVGQHQMMAAQFYQYNQTKSNVTSGGLGTMGFALPAAIGAKMANPEKQVVAIIGDGGFQMTLQELGTIMQNNIGVKIIILNNEYLGMVRQWQQMFFEKRYSFTNIQSPDFVALAASYNIKGVKVEKQEDLSNALDQLLNTENAFLLEVKVAKEDNVFPMVPTGASVAEIRLQ
- the ilvN gene encoding acetolactate synthase small subunit, producing the protein MESLERPFTVSIFTENTIGMLNRITIIFTRRHLNIDSITASETEVKDVHRYTIVLRTSREKIDKVVGQIEKLIDVLKAFVHEDDEVVHQEIALYKIKTTELKSINVEQVVRENSAKILTVDPDFIVIEKTGYKAETQALLDKLKPFGILEFARSGRVAVTKSMKELSTYLKELEIN
- the ilvC gene encoding ketol-acid reductoisomerase, with the translated sequence MAQLNFGGVMENVVTREEFSLEKAREVLKNETVAVIGYGVQGPGQALNLKDNGVNVIVGQRKGTKSWDKALADGWVENETLFDVEAACEKGTLLMNLLSDAGQIQAWETMKKHLTARKSLYFSHGFGVTFHEKTGIVPPKDVDVFLVAPKGSGTSLRTLFLKGQGLNSSYAVYQNATGKAEEKALALGIAIGSGYLFETTFQKEVYSDLTGERGVLMGAIAGVFEAQYHVLRQRGHSPSEAFNETVEELTQSLMPLVAENGMDWMFANCSTTAQRGALDWKGKFRDATTPVFNELYDDVLSGKEAAIVIEANSKPDYREKLNAELKELQQSELWQTGMQVRKLRPQTK
- the ilvA gene encoding threonine ammonia-lyase IlvA, which encodes MIHLTKIQEAAENLNGVSVHTPLVKNENLSEQFAAQVYLKREDLQPVRSYKLRGAYHKISSLSENERKLGVVCASAGNHAQGVAFACRKLNIKAVIYMPITTPAQKVKQVKLFGKENVEVVLKGDTFDDAYNEAMLFSNENKAVFVHPFDDEWVIAGQGTLGLEVIEDTRNKIDFLFFPIGGGGLAAGVISVFKQLSPETKLIGVEPQGAASMKTSLENGKNTILTDIDKFVDGAAVKRVGDKPFEICQHSLDDIVLVPEGKVCTTILKLYNEEAIVVEPAGALSIAALDLYKDQIKGKNVVCIVSGSNNDITRMEEIKERSLIYEGLKHYFIVNFPQRPGALKEFVNDVLGENDDITYFQFTKKNNREEGPAVVGVELKNRFDLDRMEQKMKTKKINYQHLNQQKELFTHLIF
- a CDS encoding bile acid:sodium symporter family protein, with translation MNLKKLADKQNVFLLLLLVMVLAGKLIPYQESYNRIFNLEQFIDWGIAGIFLLYGLKLNLKEVLKDVSNWKLHLLVQAGTFILFPALVLVFYPIFKDSPYFQSWLSVYFLACLPSTVSSSVVMVSIAKGNVTSAIFNASISGLIGIVMTPLLMGFFLNAQAAENHQAEIIQQLLLKVLLPIILGILLNPIFKNWVTKYSKIIAEFDRLIILLIVYESFSKAFIENIFSTVPLLVFVVITLAAIALFFIVYEILKRISHRLGFSREDTITTTFCGSKKSLVHGSLFVMILGIPEEQKVLFLLPIMIYHSFQLFYVSALANKIAKSKV
- the cas1 gene encoding type II CRISPR-associated endonuclease Cas1; its protein translation is MIKKTILLENKASLSTKNLQLLIKSEIRETSIPIEEIGFLVIDHPEIFLSMPAMNLLVENNTSVIICGRNHLPNGMFLNLNSHHIQQEIFKNQIEASVPLKKQLWQQTIIEKITNQGILLEKITGEKNSFDFIASKVLSGDTSNMEATAANIYWKAFFENSTFKKFKRERFGDYPNNFLNYGYAILRAATARALSGSGLLNTLGIHHKSKYNAFALADDIMEPFRPMVDEKVFEIINQYDEEELNTKLKAELLQILTRTLYFEDEKSPMMVGLQKTASSLQQCFTGERKKIKYPKLWN
- the cas2 gene encoding CRISPR-associated endonuclease Cas2; translated protein: MELNGYRIMWLFVFFDLPTETPKDRKNASGFRNNLLKDGYSMMQYSVYVRHCASSESADVHEKRINKLLPPLGKVSILRITDKQYGNIINFWGKSEVPKSPQPVQLELF